One Dokdonia sp. Dokd-P16 genomic window carries:
- a CDS encoding response regulator, with translation MFKKILIAEDIDSIQLGVSSIVNQFKIPTITHAQYCDDAFLYFKNSLAANEPYDLLITDLSFKESHRKERLTSGADLLKALKAEHPSLKVIVYTMEDHPQRFVNLWNTRLIDAYVCKDRHGLENLREAMELVFKNETYITQSLADTVKQKNLVELDNYDMELLNLLAKGATQDEIQFHFKSKNMKPNSRSSIEKRLRELRNEFGAKTTIHLIRILADLHLL, from the coding sequence ATGTTTAAAAAAATATTAATAGCCGAAGACATAGATAGCATACAGCTAGGCGTATCATCTATAGTAAATCAATTTAAAATTCCTACCATCACGCATGCGCAATACTGCGATGATGCGTTCTTATATTTTAAAAATAGTCTAGCAGCAAATGAACCCTACGATTTACTCATTACAGATCTATCATTTAAGGAATCTCATCGCAAAGAGCGATTAACTTCAGGAGCAGATCTTTTAAAAGCACTTAAAGCAGAACACCCCTCTCTTAAAGTCATTGTATACACCATGGAAGATCACCCTCAAAGATTCGTAAACCTTTGGAATACTAGACTTATAGACGCTTACGTATGCAAAGATCGTCATGGACTAGAAAACCTAAGAGAGGCCATGGAACTAGTTTTTAAAAATGAAACTTACATTACTCAATCACTAGCAGACACAGTAAAACAAAAAAATCTTGTCGAACTCGATAACTATGACATGGAACTCCTCAATCTTCTAGCAAAAGGAGCAACACAAGATGAGATACAATTTCATTTTAAATCTAAGAACATGAAGCCTAATAGCAGAAGTTCCATAGAAAAAAGATTAAGGGAACTGCGCAATGAATTTGGAGCAAAAACCACCATTCATCTCATAAGAATACTTGCAGATTTACATCTTTTGTGA
- a CDS encoding 2-oxoglutarate dehydrogenase E1 component produces MDRFSFLNAAHTAHFAELYDQYLLNPDSVEASWRAFFQGFDFGMENAEPVSDDSGISPAAIPEAIQKEFQIVKLIDAYRNRGHLFTKTNPVRERRKYAPTLEIENFGLSQSDMSLQFEAGSILGLGKSSLREIVDHLEAIYCDHIGIEYMYIRNPEEIAWIQNWLNKNDNHPEFSAEEKKHILKKLNQTASFEGFLHSKYVGQKRFSVEGLDAMIPGLDTLIERGSDKGIEQFVVGMAHRGRLNVLANIFGKSPEAIFSEFDGKEYAEDELFDGDVKYHMGWTSFRESSKGEKIRMDLAPNPSHLETVGAVIEGMSRAKIDNQLGGDEKKILPIAIHGDAAVAGQGIVYEIVQMAQLEGYRTGGTIHIVANNQVGFTTNYLDARSSTYSTDVGKVTLSPVLHVNGDDVESVCHAFAFALDFRMKFGRDVFVDILGYRKYGHNEGDEPRFTQPLLYKAIAKHASPRDIYAERLIKEGVIQDGHVKQLEKEYKDDLEEDLEESRKKDKTVITEILADDWEGYELGSREDILAPIDTTYDQKKLDTIADGITKLPKDKKFIRKIQRIVADRNKQYTETNKLDWGMGELLAYGSLMEEGFNVRISGQDVERGTFSHRHAIIKTEDDVEEINLHNRLGVEGRMDIYNSLLSEYGVVGFDYGYAMASPKTLTIWEAQFGDFSNGAQIMLDQYISAAESKWKTQNGLVMLLPHGYEGQGSEHSSARMERYLQLCATDNLIMADVTTPANFFHLLRRQMKWNFRKPLVVFTPKSLLRHPLVVSSKEELATGSFQEVFDDVTVDKKKVTSLVFCTGKFYYDLLERRTENEREDVALVRIEQLFPLPQKQLEEIIASYPNVTDYVWAQEEPKNMGAWGYMLMNFEQVKLRVASRRVYASPAAGSSTRSKARHKKVIDSVFDATLK; encoded by the coding sequence ATGGATAGATTTTCATTTCTGAATGCCGCACATACCGCTCACTTTGCTGAGCTTTACGATCAATATTTATTAAATCCGGATAGTGTAGAAGCTAGCTGGCGCGCTTTTTTCCAAGGTTTTGACTTTGGAATGGAGAATGCTGAGCCAGTTTCTGACGATTCAGGAATATCACCAGCTGCTATTCCAGAAGCAATACAGAAGGAATTTCAAATTGTAAAATTGATCGATGCTTACCGTAACAGAGGTCACCTCTTTACGAAAACGAATCCTGTGCGTGAACGTCGTAAATATGCACCTACTCTTGAAATAGAAAACTTTGGATTGTCACAATCTGATATGAGTTTGCAGTTTGAAGCTGGCTCTATTCTAGGTTTAGGTAAATCTAGCTTACGCGAAATAGTTGATCACCTTGAAGCTATCTATTGTGATCATATTGGGATAGAATATATGTACATACGTAATCCAGAAGAGATTGCGTGGATACAAAACTGGCTTAACAAAAACGATAACCACCCAGAATTTTCTGCTGAAGAGAAAAAACATATTCTTAAGAAACTAAACCAAACGGCTTCTTTTGAAGGGTTTTTGCACTCTAAATATGTAGGTCAAAAACGTTTTTCTGTAGAAGGACTTGACGCTATGATTCCTGGATTAGACACGCTTATTGAGCGTGGCTCAGATAAAGGAATTGAGCAATTTGTAGTGGGAATGGCTCACCGTGGACGTCTTAACGTACTTGCAAATATCTTCGGAAAATCGCCAGAGGCCATTTTTTCAGAATTTGATGGTAAGGAATATGCAGAAGATGAACTCTTTGATGGTGATGTAAAGTATCACATGGGTTGGACGAGCTTTCGCGAAAGCAGTAAAGGAGAAAAAATCCGTATGGATCTAGCGCCTAATCCGTCTCACCTCGAGACTGTAGGAGCAGTAATAGAAGGAATGTCTCGTGCTAAGATTGATAATCAATTAGGTGGGGACGAAAAGAAAATATTACCTATAGCAATACACGGTGATGCCGCAGTAGCTGGGCAAGGGATTGTATATGAGATTGTGCAAATGGCACAGTTAGAAGGTTACCGTACTGGAGGAACTATCCATATTGTAGCAAATAACCAAGTAGGTTTTACAACAAACTATCTTGACGCAAGATCATCTACGTATAGTACAGATGTAGGTAAAGTTACACTGTCACCAGTACTACACGTAAATGGAGATGATGTAGAGTCTGTATGTCATGCATTTGCATTTGCATTAGATTTTAGAATGAAATTTGGTCGTGATGTGTTTGTAGATATTTTAGGATATCGTAAGTATGGACACAATGAAGGTGATGAGCCACGTTTTACTCAGCCATTGTTATATAAAGCAATTGCAAAACATGCAAGCCCAAGAGATATCTATGCTGAGCGCCTTATCAAAGAAGGTGTTATACAAGATGGTCATGTAAAGCAACTAGAAAAAGAATATAAAGACGATCTAGAAGAAGATCTAGAGGAGTCTCGTAAAAAAGATAAAACAGTCATTACTGAGATTCTTGCAGATGACTGGGAAGGGTATGAGCTAGGTAGTAGAGAAGATATTCTTGCTCCTATCGATACTACTTATGATCAGAAAAAGCTTGATACCATTGCAGATGGTATTACAAAGCTTCCTAAGGATAAAAAGTTTATACGTAAGATACAGCGTATTGTAGCAGACCGTAATAAACAATATACAGAGACTAATAAGTTAGACTGGGGTATGGGCGAGTTACTTGCTTACGGCTCACTAATGGAAGAAGGTTTCAACGTGCGTATATCTGGTCAAGATGTAGAGCGTGGGACGTTCTCTCATCGTCATGCTATTATTAAGACAGAAGATGATGTGGAGGAGATTAATCTTCACAATCGCTTAGGTGTTGAGGGTAGAATGGATATTTACAACTCACTACTTTCTGAGTATGGTGTTGTAGGTTTTGATTATGGTTATGCAATGGCATCTCCAAAAACACTTACAATCTGGGAAGCTCAGTTTGGAGATTTTTCAAACGGTGCCCAGATCATGTTAGATCAATACATAAGTGCTGCAGAGTCTAAGTGGAAGACACAAAACGGTCTTGTAATGTTATTGCCTCATGGATATGAAGGGCAGGGTTCTGAGCATTCAAGTGCTCGTATGGAACGTTACCTTCAGTTATGTGCTACAGATAACTTAATCATGGCAGATGTAACGACGCCAGCAAACTTTTTTCACCTGCTACGTCGCCAGATGAAGTGGAATTTTAGAAAGCCACTTGTTGTCTTTACACCTAAATCATTATTGAGACATCCTCTAGTAGTAAGTAGTAAAGAAGAACTTGCGACTGGAAGCTTCCAAGAAGTTTTTGATGATGTAACTGTAGATAAGAAGAAGGTTACTTCTCTCGTATTTTGTACAGGTAAGTTCTATTACGATTTATTAGAGCGACGTACAGAAAATGAGCGTGAAGATGTCGCGTTAGTGCGTATCGAGCAACTATTCCCATTACCACAAAAACAACTAGAAGAGATTATTGCTAGCTACCCGAATGTAACAGATTACGTATGGGCACAAGAAGAGCCTAAGAATATGGGAGCTTGGGGTTACATGCTTATGAATTTTGAGCAAGTAAAACTTAGGGTAGCCTCACGTCGCGTGTATGCTTCACCAGCTGCAGGTAGTAGTACAAGATCAAAAGCACGTCATAAAAAAGTAATAGATAGCGTTTTTGACGCAACATTAAAATAA
- the odhB gene encoding 2-oxoglutarate dehydrogenase complex dihydrolipoyllysine-residue succinyltransferase produces the protein MVLEMKVPSPGESITEVEIAQWLVADGDYVEKDQAIAEVDSDKATLELPAEASGVITLKAEEGDAVEVGAVVCLIDTSAEAPATTTYEGGDEGGGDANVEKNLKKEQAKTPDSGAKAPAETQKTYASGSASPAAKKVLAEKDIDPKTVTGTGRDGRITKDDAVNARPSMGTPGPGARGESRTKLSMLRRKVAERLVEAKNTTAMLTTFNEVNMQAIFDLRKEYKEDFKAKHGVGLGFMSFFTLAVVRALEMYPSVNSMIDGKEMITFDYKDISIAVSGPKGLMVPVMRNVENLSFRGVESEVKRLAIRARDGQITVDEMTGGTFTISNGGVFGSMLSTPIINPPQSGILGMHNIVERPVVIDGGIVVAPIMYVALSYDHRIIDGKESVGFLVAVKEALEDPINILMNGDIKKALEM, from the coding sequence ATGGTTTTAGAAATGAAAGTCCCTTCACCGGGAGAATCCATCACAGAAGTTGAAATCGCACAATGGCTCGTTGCAGACGGCGATTATGTAGAAAAAGATCAGGCTATTGCCGAAGTAGACAGTGATAAAGCAACTTTAGAACTACCTGCAGAAGCAAGTGGAGTAATTACCCTCAAAGCCGAAGAAGGTGATGCTGTTGAGGTGGGCGCTGTTGTGTGTCTTATTGACACATCTGCAGAGGCTCCAGCAACTACTACCTATGAAGGTGGCGATGAAGGTGGCGGTGATGCAAATGTTGAAAAGAACCTTAAGAAGGAACAAGCAAAAACTCCAGACTCTGGAGCAAAAGCTCCTGCAGAAACTCAAAAAACTTATGCATCTGGATCTGCTAGCCCTGCGGCAAAGAAAGTGCTTGCAGAAAAAGATATCGACCCTAAAACTGTTACAGGTACAGGTCGTGATGGACGTATTACTAAGGATGACGCAGTAAATGCTAGACCATCTATGGGAACTCCTGGACCAGGAGCCCGTGGAGAATCTCGTACTAAGCTATCAATGTTACGTCGTAAAGTAGCAGAGCGTCTTGTGGAGGCAAAGAATACCACTGCAATGCTTACTACCTTTAATGAGGTAAATATGCAAGCTATTTTTGATCTTCGTAAGGAGTACAAAGAAGACTTTAAAGCGAAGCATGGTGTAGGACTTGGATTTATGTCTTTCTTTACACTAGCTGTAGTAAGAGCATTAGAAATGTATCCTTCTGTTAACAGTATGATAGATGGCAAGGAGATGATTACTTTTGATTATAAAGACATCTCTATCGCTGTATCTGGACCTAAAGGTTTGATGGTGCCTGTTATGCGTAATGTGGAGAACCTCTCTTTTAGAGGTGTAGAAAGCGAAGTAAAGAGACTTGCAATAAGAGCTCGTGATGGACAGATAACAGTAGATGAAATGACAGGAGGAACGTTTACAATCTCTAATGGAGGTGTATTTGGTTCTATGTTATCTACTCCTATAATCAATCCACCACAATCTGGAATATTAGGAATGCACAACATTGTTGAGCGTCCTGTTGTAATAGACGGTGGTATCGTTGTAGCGCCTATTATGTATGTAGCATTATCTTACGATCACCGTATAATCGATGGTAAAGAATCTGTAGGATTCTTAGTAGCAGTAAAAGAGGCGTTAGAAGATCCTATCAATATATTAATGAATGGAGATATCAAGAAGGCATTAGAAATGTAA
- a CDS encoding alpha-ketoglutarate decarboxylase, with amino-acid sequence MIRLTMRERISYAILVLSFLFLGNNTLFAQQTTTTPKSDFWSKVRFGGGLGLNFGRNNTNITVAPSALYQPNQYVAFGPGLNYTYQKFGDFKTTLVGASAIVISNPLDFLQLSGEFEQLRVFQSVSGQPDIPNSWNTALFLGAGYRLNVGGNSLGAIGVRYNVLFDNDDSVYADAWQPFVRVYF; translated from the coding sequence ATGATACGATTAACAATGAGAGAGAGAATTTCCTACGCAATATTAGTTTTGAGTTTCCTGTTTTTAGGAAACAACACCCTTTTTGCCCAACAAACCACTACTACGCCAAAAAGTGATTTTTGGAGTAAGGTGCGTTTTGGTGGTGGATTAGGATTAAATTTTGGACGAAACAATACAAATATCACGGTTGCGCCTAGTGCGTTATACCAACCCAATCAATATGTTGCCTTTGGACCAGGGCTTAACTATACCTATCAAAAATTTGGAGATTTTAAAACAACGCTTGTGGGAGCAAGTGCTATTGTAATTTCAAATCCCCTTGATTTCTTACAGCTTTCTGGAGAGTTTGAGCAACTTCGTGTTTTTCAATCTGTTTCTGGACAACCAGATATTCCAAATTCCTGGAACACTGCCCTTTTTCTAGGTGCGGGATACCGGCTTAACGTGGGAGGAAATAGCCTAGGCGCTATCGGAGTACGTTACAACGTGCTTTTTGATAATGACGATTCTGTATATGCAGATGCATGGCAACCTTTTGTGAGGGTTTATTTTTAA
- a CDS encoding tetratricopeptide repeat protein: MKRNVSFLFTIILFCSISSLSFASNLLQLDSINKYRKISEDKKLSIDERIKAIDSAIYLAQNATDSTLLSQLAYKTRIYSNGKDYDSAITQTRLLLDKSKTLNNAYYQAIAYNKLGWYLNVKQEPIPAFTSYVKAIDLFAEVGDSLSVIKVSKRASFIQADQGDYDGAEYTIVNALKYGDAVKNISELAWLYDILGRVYRQRALWEEAVNYHKKALQFEDSPVSRASLLNNYGLTLILAGNFEEAIVQLEIALGYGEVISKNTRLRLLDNFAFAKGKLDDPAAISLLEEVLLSRRKINDTDGEYASNMHLSEIYKSRGNNEKSRFHAQEAYDLALKLNNPQAVIKALDLLIPVTRKSSTLFEEYVVLSDSLKNAQNKAKFEFAKLRYDVEKAEERESIAIQSQSASKLREETAVRKRNWALTALLGLGLLAFFWILYQKERSKKQRLQDQYNTEKRLAKKLHDELANEIYLVMSQLESDTTTPQVSEKLDHIYKMSRDLSRETQPIQTDSTFPKALSMSLQTYITAHRKLILKGLESVQWDLIAPAKKSGNLSCFTRAYD; encoded by the coding sequence ATGAAACGCAACGTATCATTCCTCTTTACTATCATATTATTTTGCTCAATTTCAAGCTTAAGTTTTGCGTCAAACTTATTGCAATTAGATAGCATAAATAAGTATAGAAAAATAAGTGAAGACAAGAAGTTATCGATAGATGAAAGGATTAAAGCTATAGATAGCGCGATATACCTAGCACAAAACGCAACAGACTCAACATTACTATCTCAACTTGCCTATAAAACTAGAATCTATAGTAATGGAAAAGATTACGACAGTGCCATTACACAAACTAGATTACTACTAGATAAGTCCAAAACATTAAACAATGCATATTATCAAGCTATAGCATACAATAAACTAGGCTGGTATCTCAATGTAAAGCAAGAACCTATACCAGCTTTTACATCATATGTAAAGGCCATTGATCTCTTTGCAGAGGTAGGAGATAGCTTAAGTGTTATCAAGGTTTCCAAAAGAGCAAGCTTTATTCAAGCAGATCAAGGAGATTACGACGGAGCAGAGTATACAATAGTTAATGCTTTGAAATATGGCGATGCTGTAAAAAATATATCAGAATTAGCATGGCTCTATGATATTTTAGGCAGAGTATATCGTCAGCGCGCACTTTGGGAAGAGGCTGTAAACTATCATAAAAAAGCACTACAGTTTGAAGATAGTCCCGTATCGAGAGCTTCATTGTTGAATAATTATGGATTGACCTTAATACTTGCAGGTAATTTTGAAGAAGCGATTGTACAACTTGAGATTGCTCTTGGATATGGAGAAGTAATAAGCAAAAATACAAGACTAAGACTTTTAGATAACTTTGCTTTCGCGAAAGGGAAACTCGACGACCCAGCAGCTATTAGCCTTCTTGAAGAAGTGTTATTATCAAGAAGAAAAATAAATGACACAGATGGAGAATATGCAAGTAATATGCATCTTTCAGAAATTTATAAAAGCAGAGGTAATAATGAAAAATCACGGTTTCATGCACAAGAAGCATATGACCTTGCATTAAAATTAAACAACCCACAAGCTGTTATTAAAGCGCTCGATCTTTTAATTCCCGTCACAAGGAAATCTTCCACATTATTTGAAGAATATGTAGTTTTATCAGACTCCCTAAAGAATGCTCAAAACAAAGCCAAGTTTGAATTTGCTAAGCTTCGTTATGATGTAGAAAAAGCAGAGGAGAGAGAATCTATTGCGATACAGTCACAATCTGCTAGTAAACTAAGAGAAGAAACGGCTGTCAGAAAACGTAACTGGGCCTTAACAGCACTTCTTGGACTCGGTCTGCTAGCCTTTTTCTGGATATTATATCAAAAAGAGCGCTCAAAGAAACAACGCCTACAAGATCAATACAATACTGAGAAACGTTTGGCCAAAAAACTCCACGATGAGTTAGCTAATGAAATTTATTTAGTAATGTCACAACTGGAAAGTGACACCACCACACCTCAAGTATCCGAAAAATTAGATCATATTTATAAGATGAGTCGGGATTTATCTAGAGAGACGCAACCCATACAGACAGATAGCACATTCCCCAAGGCACTATCCATGAGTTTGCAAACATATATCACAGCGCATAGAAAATTAATTTTGAAAGGCCTAGAATCTGTGCAATGGGACTTAATAGCTCCTGCAAAAAAAAGTGGAAATTTATCGTGTTTTACAAGAGCTTATGACTAA